The following DNA comes from Picosynechococcus sp. PCC 7003.
TTCAATTTCGGTGAGGGTACGTTGGGTTGCCTTGATCCCCGCCTTGTCTGCATCAAAGTTGAAAATAATTTGCTTGGAGTCGGTGTAGCGCAGCAGTTGTTTAATTTGCCCCTGGGTAAAGGCAGTGCCAAGGGAAGCCACCGTATGGTCAAACCCGGCCCCATGGAGGGCGATCGCATCAAAATAACCTTCGACGACTACGGCAGCATCTCGTTTGGCGATCGCCCCCTTCGCTTTGTCGAGGGCAAAAAGCGTCCGGCCCTTGTCAAATAAAGGGGTTTCCGGGGAATTGAGATACTTCGGTTCTTCGTTGCTTAGGGTACGGCTACCAAAGGCGATCGCCCGGCCCTGGACATCGTAGATCGGGATCATCAGGCGATCGCGGAATTGATCATAATGGCCGTTCCCCGACTGGCGCGGTTTAATCAAGCCTGCTTTTTCGACCAATTCGATGGGGTAGCGTTTTTGTTCCACAAGGTAGTGGTAGAGCGTATCCCAGCCCCCTGGTGCATAGCCCAGACCGAAGTTTTGAATCGTTGCTTCCGTTAATTGCCGTTGCTCGCGGACATAATCTAGCGCCGTTTTTCCTTCCGGTTGCCGCAGGGAATATTGATAAAAATCATTGGCGATCGCCACAATTTCATAGAGCTGCTCCTTCAGAGAGAGTTCCCGCTGGATCTCTTGGTGCTGTTCCGGTTCGAGGGTTTTGACCGGGACTTGATACCGTTGGGCCAAGTCCAGCACCACCTGGGCAAAGGGAGACTTATTAATCTCCATCAAAAACTTGATCGCATTGCCCCCCGCCCCACAACCAAAACAGTGATAAAACTGCTTCGTCGGACTCACCGTAAAACTCGGTGTCTTCTCATCGTGGAACGGACAAAGCCCCAGTAAATCCTTGCCCCGCTTTTTGAGCACCACATAATCAGATACCACCTCAGTAATATCAACCTTGGCGCGAATTTCTTCGATGGTGTCAGGATGAATCGAGGGGTAGGCCATGGATTACGCCGCAAAAATCTCAAAAGAATGCACCCTTAAAGATAAAAGAAAATCTCCGGGTGCGCTGCTACAAACCATAAATTGATCTGCCCTCGGCTTTCTACCCACAAAAAAAGCCCACAAACTGTGAGCTTAGAGAATGTGCAGTTGATAAACGAATGTGTAACAGAGAGTTCATGACAAAAACAAGAATCCAGTCCGAATACTCAAGCTTGTTTTCCGAATCTATTTCAGAAAATCTTGGAGCTGCCAAAGAACTAGCCTTGATCAAACTCCCCTGTTCAGCACTCTGGAAAATAGCGAATGTTCGTGAGGATTATTGCTTTTGGATATGGATGGACAGACGTAGTTTGGAACAGCGTTTTCACCTCTTTTTTCTATTGTTTAGATTAAGCTGTTTAATCTGCCAGGAGAAGCGCTTCGCTTCTTGTCTCTAAAGATATCACCCAAATCGGGAGATCCGGGGGAACGTGATTTTTCTTTGGGCCACTAAAAGTAAGCACTTACAAAAGATTAAAAAACATAAAAATTCAGCCATAGATCCAGGGCCAGGAGGGTTAACCCCAAAAGCAGACTGAGATAAACATA
Coding sequences within:
- the dnaG gene encoding DNA primase, whose translation is MAYPSIHPDTIEEIRAKVDITEVVSDYVVLKKRGKDLLGLCPFHDEKTPSFTVSPTKQFYHCFGCGAGGNAIKFLMEINKSPFAQVVLDLAQRYQVPVKTLEPEQHQEIQRELSLKEQLYEIVAIANDFYQYSLRQPEGKTALDYVREQRQLTEATIQNFGLGYAPGGWDTLYHYLVEQKRYPIELVEKAGLIKPRQSGNGHYDQFRDRLMIPIYDVQGRAIAFGSRTLSNEEPKYLNSPETPLFDKGRTLFALDKAKGAIAKRDAAVVVEGYFDAIALHGAGFDHTVASLGTAFTQGQIKQLLRYTDSKQIIFNFDADKAGIKATQRTLTEIEPLIYSGQAQVRILNLPGGKDADEFLQTDQGPEQYQTALETAPLWLDWQLDQILLGQDVTQADQFQGVIKQIVRLIAKIDNPSFRSHYIAKASELINHEDSHYKKQLEATLLTQVNRFRKAQARNPAATPDVQPEAIAISSQTIALAQAEELLLRIYLHSPAQRHPIEARLAEKEVMFSLSHHRWLWQQILETPLEIKQNHVHNQLLGRMLDILTHHPERMHSLGSLLYLTETTEIDVRRATLNIHAAIATLEHVNWTQHRRYCQEKWQGLDPQHPDFAYYLREFEQADRKLKAIAQERQFSHLEILHHET